A region of Planococcus sp. MSAK28401 DNA encodes the following proteins:
- a CDS encoding glucose-1-phosphate adenylyltransferase codes for MNEKVVAMLLAGGQGSRLKSLTYDIAKPAIPYGGKYRIIDFPLSNCTNSGITTVGVLTQYQPHALHRYIGLGTPWDLDRHKGGVTMLPPYAEIDGIKWYAGTASAIYQNINFLTSCEPDYVLILSGDHIYKMDYEKLIEYHKEKQADVTISVLEVPWEDASRFGLVDTDDDMNVIEFSEKPENPKSNLASMGVYVFDWKKLESYLEDDNNIEESTHDFGKDILPKMLSDHKKMVAYPFKGYWKDVGTVDSLWEANMDLLNPSAGLVLHDPAWRIYSSNPQLPPQVITDSGRVQGSMVNEGCVISGTVRHSVIFQNVLIEKDAVVEDSVVMSGTKIGRGAHLSRVIVPPDITVPENYRLLEPAKGITLLTQDLIDSWKESGQQ; via the coding sequence GTGAATGAAAAAGTTGTTGCCATGCTTCTCGCAGGCGGGCAAGGAAGCCGTTTAAAATCATTGACATACGATATTGCCAAGCCAGCCATTCCATACGGTGGAAAATACCGGATCATTGATTTTCCTTTATCGAATTGCACCAATTCGGGCATTACCACGGTCGGTGTGCTGACCCAGTATCAACCGCATGCACTTCACCGCTATATCGGGCTCGGCACCCCTTGGGACCTTGACCGCCATAAAGGCGGGGTGACGATGCTGCCGCCATACGCCGAAATCGACGGCATCAAATGGTATGCCGGAACGGCTAGCGCAATTTACCAGAACATCAATTTCTTGACCAGCTGCGAACCTGATTACGTCTTGATTCTATCGGGCGACCATATTTATAAGATGGATTATGAAAAGTTAATTGAATATCATAAAGAAAAACAGGCGGATGTCACGATTTCTGTCTTAGAAGTTCCTTGGGAAGATGCGAGCCGCTTCGGCCTTGTTGATACGGATGATGACATGAACGTCATTGAATTCAGTGAAAAGCCGGAAAATCCGAAAAGCAATCTTGCTTCTATGGGCGTTTATGTCTTTGATTGGAAAAAGCTGGAGTCTTATTTAGAAGATGATAACAATATAGAAGAGTCGACCCATGATTTCGGAAAAGATATTCTGCCAAAAATGCTGTCCGATCACAAGAAAATGGTGGCATATCCATTTAAGGGCTATTGGAAAGATGTTGGGACAGTAGATAGTTTGTGGGAGGCGAATATGGATCTTCTCAATCCATCGGCAGGGCTCGTATTGCACGATCCTGCCTGGCGGATCTATTCATCGAACCCTCAGTTGCCGCCGCAAGTGATCACCGACTCGGGGCGTGTGCAAGGCTCGATGGTCAATGAAGGCTGTGTGATCAGCGGGACGGTCAGGCATTCAGTGATTTTCCAAAATGTCCTCATCGAAAAAGATGCGGTCGTCGAAGACAGTGTCGTCATGAGTGGCACGAAAATCGGGCGAGGAGCCCATTTGAGCCGAGTCATCGTTCCACCAGACATTACAGTTCCGGAAAATTACCGGCTGCTTGAGCCTGCAAAGGGCATTACGCTGCTAACGCAAGACTTAATCGATTCGTGGAAGGAGAGTGGGCAGCAATGA
- a CDS encoding sugar phosphate nucleotidyltransferase, with protein sequence MTLMAAVDASVKVAGLQDLTIHRSVSSIPFAGRYRLIDFALSNLVNADINSVGIFASQPFGSLIDHIGVGKSWDLDRRKEGLFFLPTTHQNGGIATVGSFRDFEEHLQFFEKSRQTHVVVTSSFVAGQLDYKEMLAHHLASGKDITEAVGASGSLKSYILSRRLMLELIRSYREKRILSIEDLVNLKKAPYSYGVYEYKGYFAIIDSIQQYFKESFGLLDENNRRLLFLPQAPIYTKVKDEPPTRYLDGSNVSNSMMANGSTILGNVKNSIISRAVTIGINASLDSCIIMQKCTIEENCELAYIIADKDVYIEKGVKLIGTPERPIVLRKGERVTKEDSQ encoded by the coding sequence ATGACTTTGATGGCCGCAGTGGACGCTTCTGTAAAAGTAGCTGGACTCCAAGATTTGACCATTCATCGATCGGTCTCCTCGATTCCGTTCGCAGGGAGATACCGCCTGATCGATTTCGCTTTATCGAATTTGGTGAACGCAGATATCAACTCCGTCGGCATTTTCGCTTCGCAGCCCTTTGGATCGCTGATTGACCACATCGGAGTTGGGAAAAGCTGGGATTTGGATAGACGCAAAGAAGGCTTGTTCTTCCTGCCGACGACCCATCAAAATGGGGGCATCGCTACAGTCGGGTCATTCCGTGACTTCGAGGAGCATCTCCAGTTTTTTGAAAAAAGCCGCCAAACGCATGTGGTGGTCACGAGCAGCTTTGTCGCGGGACAATTGGATTATAAAGAAATGCTGGCCCATCACTTGGCATCCGGAAAAGACATCACCGAAGCGGTCGGGGCAAGCGGCTCTTTGAAATCATATATCCTGTCGCGCAGATTGATGCTCGAATTGATTCGTTCTTACCGGGAAAAGCGCATTCTCAGCATCGAAGATTTAGTGAATTTGAAAAAAGCGCCTTACTCATATGGCGTTTATGAATATAAAGGGTATTTCGCCATCATCGATTCGATCCAGCAATACTTTAAAGAGTCGTTCGGGCTATTGGACGAGAACAACCGCCGATTGCTGTTTTTGCCTCAAGCACCGATCTATACAAAAGTGAAAGACGAGCCGCCAACGCGTTACCTTGATGGATCAAACGTATCGAACTCAATGATGGCAAACGGCAGCACGATCTTGGGCAACGTCAAAAACAGCATCATCAGCCGTGCGGTCACGATCGGCATCAATGCGAGTTTGGATAGTTGCATCATCATGCAGAAATGTACAATTGAAGAAAATTGTGAACTCGCTTATATCATTGCGGACAAAGACGTCTATATCGAAAAAGGCGTGAAGTTGATCGGCACACCGGAACGGCCGATCGTCCTCAGGAAGGGCGAACGGGTCACGAAGGAGGATTCCCAATGA
- a CDS encoding shikimate kinase, which yields MLNFPLSVREKSIVCTGFMGAGKTTVGKLLARRLYRDFIDIDEEIEKAFGLPIPEIFKTYGENVFRNKERELIKAFGSQPLLVISVGGGAFLQEENRRNCLANCTVLYFDISWDSWKERIHVLTETRPLLKDKTLQEMEQLFRERQSIYAANHSHFQVDDFEAMEAAEYLADSLKLSWDIHAPQA from the coding sequence GTGTTGAATTTCCCTTTGTCCGTCCGTGAAAAAAGCATCGTCTGCACAGGTTTTATGGGAGCCGGAAAAACGACAGTCGGCAAATTATTGGCACGCCGGCTTTACCGCGATTTTATTGACATCGACGAAGAAATCGAAAAGGCATTCGGCTTGCCGATCCCGGAAATTTTTAAAACTTACGGGGAAAACGTATTCCGCAACAAGGAGCGGGAATTGATCAAGGCTTTCGGCAGCCAGCCTTTGCTCGTGATTTCTGTCGGGGGAGGCGCTTTTCTCCAGGAAGAAAACCGCCGCAATTGCCTGGCAAATTGCACAGTTTTGTATTTTGATATTTCCTGGGATTCCTGGAAAGAACGCATTCACGTGCTGACGGAAACACGGCCGCTCCTTAAAGATAAGACCCTTCAAGAGATGGAACAGCTTTTCCGCGAGCGCCAATCGATTTATGCAGCCAATCACTCCCACTTCCAAGTCGATGATTTTGAAGCCATGGAAGCTGCCGAGTATTTGGCTGACTCGTTGAAGTTATCGTGGGACATCCATGCGCCGCAAGCTTAA
- the glgB gene encoding 1,4-alpha-glucan branching protein GlgB encodes MEFLLNTWTKERLQAFHEGQMVDGYLYFGAHAFGEETTFSVWAPDIEGIDVVCVNSETEDTSTYPLERHPQDESIWGVSIPENLEGWLYEYALRTPRGEVLWKSDPYARQSEKRPFTKSIVSGPEEYAWPLEVLKLKQTINDKHLERAMAIYEVHIGTWRRKENGEFYTYREIADQLIPYVIDMGFTHIQILPITEHPLDESWGYQTTGYFSPTGRYGTAEDLKYFVTACAEHGLGLFLDWVPGHFCVDQHGLANFNGQLLYEEAREERRMNPDWGTLNFDINKGEVVSFILSSAHYWLEEFKFDGYRMDALVNLLFIPNIKERPHNTEGADFLRKLTASLKLHYPEKLLIAEDAWHYPKVTHPVESGGVGFDYKWNFGWMHDTLEYMKTPPAERSKAHSKMNFSMVYQYEERYQVIFSHDTVADGRKSLLNKLPGTKEERFLQLRLLFGFWMAHPGKKLLFMGQEFGHFEEWEFQPELDWASLEDPQHKGIAEFMKELLAFYRSERAFFELDDERDGFMWLDADNHEQSVATFIRRGFLPEDECLVLCNFSEHHYEKFHVGAPRKGSYEEIFSTNSAKFGGTAVDLQRSAETLDVSCDNQDFSLKLDLPPFTMSIWKKRKDGSDLL; translated from the coding sequence ATGGAATTTTTGTTAAACACATGGACGAAAGAACGGCTGCAAGCTTTTCATGAAGGACAGATGGTCGATGGCTATTTGTATTTCGGCGCACATGCATTTGGGGAAGAAACGACATTTTCGGTTTGGGCTCCTGACATTGAAGGCATCGATGTTGTCTGCGTGAACTCTGAGACGGAAGACACCTCCACTTATCCATTAGAGCGGCATCCGCAGGACGAGAGCATATGGGGGGTGAGTATCCCGGAAAATTTGGAAGGCTGGCTCTATGAATATGCGCTTCGGACGCCAAGAGGCGAAGTGCTGTGGAAATCGGATCCGTACGCGCGGCAAAGCGAGAAACGGCCGTTCACCAAATCCATCGTCTCGGGTCCGGAGGAATACGCTTGGCCGCTAGAGGTCCTGAAGCTCAAGCAAACGATCAACGACAAGCATCTGGAACGCGCCATGGCCATTTACGAAGTGCATATCGGCACTTGGCGGCGCAAGGAAAACGGGGAATTCTATACGTACCGCGAAATTGCAGATCAGCTGATTCCGTATGTCATCGACATGGGCTTCACGCATATCCAGATTTTGCCGATTACCGAGCATCCACTCGATGAATCTTGGGGCTACCAGACAACGGGATACTTTTCGCCGACAGGACGCTACGGAACGGCCGAAGACTTAAAGTATTTCGTCACGGCATGCGCAGAACACGGCCTTGGCTTGTTCTTGGACTGGGTCCCTGGCCATTTTTGTGTGGACCAGCACGGATTGGCGAATTTCAATGGCCAGCTGCTTTACGAAGAAGCGCGGGAAGAGCGCCGCATGAATCCGGATTGGGGCACGTTGAACTTTGACATCAATAAGGGCGAAGTCGTGAGTTTCATTTTGTCGAGTGCCCATTATTGGCTGGAGGAATTCAAGTTCGACGGCTACCGGATGGATGCGCTCGTCAATCTATTGTTTATCCCGAACATCAAGGAGCGTCCGCACAACACGGAAGGAGCGGATTTCCTCAGAAAGCTGACGGCTAGCTTGAAGCTCCATTATCCGGAGAAATTGCTGATTGCAGAAGATGCCTGGCATTATCCGAAAGTGACGCATCCGGTCGAATCCGGCGGTGTCGGCTTCGACTATAAATGGAACTTCGGCTGGATGCACGACACCCTTGAGTATATGAAAACGCCGCCGGCAGAACGGTCGAAAGCCCATAGCAAAATGAATTTTTCGATGGTGTATCAATACGAAGAGCGTTACCAAGTGATTTTTTCCCATGACACTGTAGCGGATGGGCGGAAATCCTTGCTCAACAAGCTGCCGGGCACAAAGGAGGAGCGGTTCCTCCAATTGCGCTTGCTGTTCGGGTTTTGGATGGCGCATCCCGGCAAGAAATTATTGTTCATGGGCCAGGAGTTTGGCCATTTCGAGGAATGGGAATTCCAGCCGGAACTCGATTGGGCATCGCTTGAAGATCCCCAACATAAAGGGATCGCTGAATTCATGAAAGAATTACTGGCATTCTACCGGAGCGAAAGAGCGTTTTTTGAACTCGATGATGAACGCGACGGTTTTATGTGGCTCGATGCCGATAATCACGAACAGAGCGTAGCGACCTTTATCCGCAGAGGATTTTTGCCGGAAGATGAGTGCCTTGTGCTGTGCAATTTCTCTGAACATCATTATGAAAAATTTCATGTCGGGGCACCGCGAAAAGGCTCTTATGAAGAAATCTTCTCCACCAATTCAGCAAAGTTTGGCGGTACGGCTGTAGATTTGCAGCGTTCGGCAGAAACACTCGATGTTTCGTGCGACAATCAGGATTTCTCATTGAAGCTTGACTTGCCGCCGTTCACGATGAGCATCTGGAAAAAAAGAAAAGATGGGAGTGATTTATTGTGA
- the glgA gene encoding glycogen synthase GlgA — protein MKIVMAAAECAPFAKAGGLADVIGALPQELARLGHEVQVIIPKYSLIHERYQQEFQKTEEHSFEFKGEEKNYAIHELNIHGVEFLFLENDSYFERDSIYGPDDAERYAFFSRAVLDFLTRSDTAPDVLHVHDWHTAVLPFLLKEDPQYEQLAGRVKTVLTIHNIQFQGNFSKDVFLEQYRMDEKFYENGQVAWLENFNSLKTGMLYADKLTTVSPNYRDEILTEAYGEHLENLLIERQADLHGILNGIDTEAYNPKTDEHIAQTFSAEDLQGKQTNKRAIQKRCGLPEQPDIPLLTMVSRLSGQKGIDILEQSLPEFLEGDVQFVLLGSGETHFEEFFQRLEVDYAGKVSVHLGFDEAFAHQLYAGADIFLMPSHFEPCGLSQLISMRYGTVPVANRTGGLRDTVDEYDEDDKTGTGFLSDFKAGIHFDEALSRALSFYYKPDHWNALVYNGMARDSSWSRSAKEYEKLYTSLN, from the coding sequence ATGAAGATTGTGATGGCTGCTGCGGAATGCGCCCCTTTTGCTAAAGCGGGGGGCCTCGCTGATGTAATCGGGGCATTGCCGCAGGAATTGGCCCGCCTCGGACATGAGGTGCAGGTCATCATCCCGAAATACAGTTTGATCCACGAACGCTACCAGCAGGAATTCCAGAAAACGGAAGAACATTCCTTTGAATTTAAAGGCGAAGAGAAAAACTATGCGATACATGAACTCAATATACATGGCGTCGAGTTCCTGTTTCTAGAAAATGATTCTTATTTTGAACGGGACAGCATTTACGGGCCGGATGATGCCGAGCGTTACGCCTTTTTCAGCCGGGCGGTCCTAGATTTCCTGACGCGTTCTGATACAGCTCCGGATGTTCTGCATGTTCATGATTGGCATACGGCTGTTCTGCCATTTTTATTGAAGGAAGATCCGCAATACGAGCAGTTGGCCGGTCGCGTGAAAACCGTACTGACGATCCACAATATCCAGTTCCAAGGCAATTTTTCGAAAGACGTGTTTTTGGAGCAGTACCGGATGGATGAAAAATTTTATGAAAATGGCCAAGTTGCATGGCTCGAAAACTTCAATTCTTTGAAAACCGGTATGCTGTATGCCGATAAATTGACGACGGTCAGCCCGAACTACCGCGATGAAATCTTGACGGAAGCTTACGGGGAACATTTGGAAAACCTGCTTATTGAACGGCAAGCGGATTTGCATGGCATATTGAATGGCATCGATACGGAAGCCTATAACCCGAAAACCGATGAACACATCGCGCAGACTTTTAGCGCAGAGGATTTGCAGGGAAAACAGACGAACAAGCGCGCCATCCAAAAACGCTGCGGCTTGCCAGAACAGCCGGATATTCCATTATTGACAATGGTATCGCGGCTTTCGGGGCAGAAAGGGATCGATATACTCGAACAAAGCTTGCCTGAATTTTTGGAAGGCGATGTCCAGTTTGTGCTGCTCGGTTCAGGAGAAACGCATTTCGAAGAGTTTTTCCAACGCCTTGAAGTGGATTATGCAGGGAAAGTTTCCGTCCATCTCGGCTTTGATGAAGCGTTTGCCCATCAATTATACGCAGGCGCAGATATTTTCCTGATGCCTTCGCATTTTGAACCGTGCGGCTTGAGCCAATTGATTTCCATGCGCTATGGCACGGTTCCGGTTGCGAACCGTACGGGCGGCTTGCGCGATACGGTAGATGAATACGATGAAGATGATAAGACAGGAACGGGCTTCTTAAGCGATTTCAAAGCCGGTATTCATTTCGATGAAGCCTTATCGCGCGCCCTCTCCTTCTATTACAAACCAGACCATTGGAATGCGTTGGTCTACAACGGCATGGCGAGAGATTCGTCATGGTCGCGTTCGGCGAAAGAATACGAGAAATTATATACGAGCTTAAACTGA
- a CDS encoding lactonase family protein — MSSTYILSGSYATAEQAGITLWELEPATGKLTKQAEVGGVERPSFLAAHPNGTSFVAVSETGDGEVVAYWLNPQKGMIQELNRQNAGGDHPAHITIDEDGQWAVSVTYSGAHVTVHPLSADGSIGEMTDSKRHKGSGANPDRQDAAHPHSAFQLPGTNRFFVSDLGMDAIVRYRLDLHSGTLEQEAVTKTAPGAGPRHLAFHPSEDFAYGVNELDSTVSVYALEGKGLKAVQNISALPEHFTGNNTAAEIAVSGDGRFVYASNRGHDSIAVFRVAQGLLESVGHADAGGAGPRHFTLVPNSPWIVIAHEESGTIAVKKIGEDGMPGETADMVDTVAPVCVRLLK, encoded by the coding sequence ATGAGCAGCACATACATATTGAGCGGATCCTATGCGACCGCTGAACAGGCGGGTATCACGCTTTGGGAATTAGAGCCCGCTACAGGAAAATTGACAAAACAGGCAGAAGTGGGGGGAGTGGAGCGCCCTTCATTCCTGGCGGCCCATCCAAACGGCACCAGCTTTGTGGCTGTCAGTGAAACAGGCGACGGGGAAGTGGTCGCCTATTGGCTGAACCCCCAAAAAGGCATGATCCAAGAACTGAACCGCCAAAATGCTGGGGGCGACCATCCAGCCCACATCACGATCGACGAAGACGGGCAATGGGCGGTTTCTGTCACCTATTCCGGAGCACATGTTACGGTTCATCCGCTTTCTGCGGACGGGTCAATCGGTGAAATGACCGATTCCAAGCGCCATAAAGGAAGCGGGGCAAATCCAGATCGGCAAGATGCTGCACATCCGCACTCGGCTTTTCAATTACCGGGAACGAATCGCTTCTTCGTCTCCGATCTCGGAATGGACGCAATTGTCCGTTACCGCCTCGACCTGCATTCAGGAACGCTTGAACAGGAAGCCGTGACCAAGACGGCACCAGGCGCAGGGCCGCGTCATCTTGCGTTTCATCCATCCGAAGATTTCGCTTACGGGGTGAATGAACTCGATTCGACCGTTTCCGTTTATGCGCTGGAAGGCAAGGGCTTGAAAGCGGTACAGAACATTTCAGCATTGCCGGAGCATTTCACGGGGAACAATACTGCTGCTGAAATTGCCGTATCGGGAGACGGGCGCTTTGTCTATGCTTCAAACCGAGGCCACGACAGCATAGCGGTGTTCCGGGTGGCACAAGGTTTATTGGAATCGGTTGGCCATGCAGATGCTGGCGGAGCGGGGCCGCGCCACTTCACGCTGGTGCCGAACAGCCCGTGGATCGTTATTGCTCATGAAGAGTCGGGAACGATCGCCGTCAAGAAAATTGGCGAAGACGGGATGCCAGGTGAGACAGCCGACATGGTCGATACGGTCGCTCCCGTCTGCGTACGCTTGCTGAAATAG
- a CDS encoding SCO family protein, translating to MRAQTYLLSLLLIGILFLAACGQGIDDPLNWETEEFTFTDHNNEDFGSSDLEGKVWLADFVFTSCTTVCLPMMANMKGVQEELQAQGLDVEIVSFSVDPTVDTPETLKSYAESYDVDLTSWHLLTGYSQEEIAEFALENFKTIAQKPQDDTQVIHGTSFYLIDHEGVIMKDYDGLNPPVEDIVRDAEILVEEAQG from the coding sequence TTGCGAGCCCAAACTTATTTACTGAGCCTCTTACTGATTGGCATCTTGTTTTTGGCTGCCTGCGGCCAAGGCATTGACGACCCATTGAATTGGGAAACAGAAGAATTCACATTCACTGACCATAATAATGAAGATTTCGGATCCAGCGACCTCGAAGGAAAAGTCTGGCTGGCTGATTTTGTCTTCACCAGTTGCACGACTGTCTGTCTGCCGATGATGGCCAACATGAAAGGCGTCCAAGAAGAACTTCAGGCGCAAGGGCTTGACGTCGAAATCGTTTCATTCAGCGTAGACCCAACCGTCGACACACCGGAAACCTTGAAATCGTATGCGGAAAGCTACGATGTCGATTTGACCAGCTGGCATCTGCTGACCGGCTACTCCCAGGAAGAAATCGCCGAATTTGCGCTTGAGAACTTCAAGACGATTGCCCAGAAGCCACAAGATGACACACAAGTGATCCATGGCACTTCGTTTTATTTGATCGACCACGAAGGCGTCATCATGAAAGACTATGACGGCCTGAACCCACCTGTTGAAGATATCGTCCGCGATGCGGAAATCCTCGTCGAGGAGGCGCAAGGATGA